The Penaeus monodon isolate SGIC_2016 chromosome 17, NSTDA_Pmon_1, whole genome shotgun sequence genome contains the following window.
gaacagTTGTATAGTTACATACATAGGTAAAACAAAATGTAAGCTAAGAAAAGGCGTGACAGAAAAGGTTCTAAAATGTTTCCTATTTTCAGTCAAATTCCCGTAAGTGATAGATTTAGAAATGCATTTTTCGAAGTAGGCCTACAGTAGGAATcagctattatcataatcaatacatGCATTGTACCTATGTCTCCTTTGCCTTGTTGACGATTATATTCGGGTTCACTGGATATTAAttaaacaaaggaaattaaatgtaGGATAATTAAATTAGTAATGAGTAAAGCACCCCGGGGCAAAACATATAATCTCTGAGAACTGTTTTTGTTGTTCGTTTGTAATGTTGAGGCCATCATTATCTTGAAATAAAGGTCACAGTTGTTACAAGATCAGTACAAGTGTATAAGGCCCTCCTGTGGATTTGTTACAAGATCAGTACATGTGTATAAGGCCCTCCTGTGGATTTATGACAAGATCAGTACAAGTGTATAAGGGTCCTCCTGTGGATTTGTTACAAGATCAGTACAAGTATATAAGGCCCTCCTGTGGAttttagaagtaaaaaaaagaatgtggaaGTCTCAAAGACAATATTGTTCCCGCGAAAGGCACCAATGTAAATATGTCAACAATCTACACCTATTTAAAAGAAAGTCCAGATATAGCTTCTGGTAATACGCTTGGAATGAAACGAAACTTCCGACACGCCAAGAAGCTGTTTTAAGAATTAAGATGCTCTAAATGCTCTAGCCTTACTTACATGTAGAGTCCATTTGGCTGCAACCAACGATATTCTCCCTCTGTGCGGCCTTCCGGATTCGTTGTCTCCTTGTGTGCTTTAATATCCCCCGTTACCTCCCCGTTGACTCCGTATGCGTAGTCATAGGGCATGGGCTGTAGAACGTAATGGAATCGTGGTGTTCACATTGGAGAAATTACGACTGTGAAGGCTGTAGATATCCTACGTTTTCGCgtgtgaggaagaaggagagagagagagagtggtagatagtgggaggaagggagagagagaaagggagtaagggagagtgagagagagagagaaagaaagagggaggaagggagagtgagagagaaagagaaggggatgtatttctgtgtgtgacaaagatatatatatatatatatatatatatatatatatatatatatatatatatatatatatatatatttacatatatatatatatgccagtgtgtgtgtgtgtgtgtgtgcgcgcgcgcgtgtgtatatatatatatatatatatatatatatatatatatatatatatatatatatatatatataatatatatatatatattatatatatatatatatatatatatatatatatatatatatatatatatatgtgggtgtgtgggtgtgtatgtggtgtgtgtatgtgtgtggttttgtgcgtgcgtgtgtgtggtgtgtgtcgtggtgttgtgtgtgtttatatatatatatatatatatatatatatatatatatatatatatatatatatatatatatatacatatatatacatatatatatataataatatatatatatatatatatatatatacatatatataatatatattatatatatatatatatatatatatatatatatatatatatgtgtgtgtgtgtgtgttatgtagtgtatgtatattgtatgtgttgtctatatatatgtatacacacacatacacatatatatatatacattttttttaaatataaatatgtatgtttgtttatatatgtgtgtgtgtattttttcttcaacagccatttattccactgcaggacataggcctctctcaattcactgttTTGaggtttcatatgtttttttatgcaattttttacatttatattttaaatatatatatatatatatatatatatatatatatatatatatatatatataatattttgttgtgagggttgttgtatatatatatattatatatatatatatatatatatatatattatatatatatatatatatatatatatatatatatatatatatatatatatatatttatatatatatatatatatatatatatatatatatatatatatatatatattatatatatatacgcacacattaatacaacacatacatacatacatacatacatacataataataataatatatattatattatatatatatatatatacatatatatatatatatatatatatatttttttattatatatatatatatatatattatgagcgtatgtgttatatataaatttatttgtttattagtttattcatttattcatttgtttacatatttacatacatgtttatttatttattcaaagagagagataaaaagatcaGGAAATCAATAAACACGGCCGCAGACATTGACTGACATCAATGTATTTAACTGACGATACCAATTTGCCGCAAGTTTGAAAACAATGGATCACTAGTCCAATCGctaatgcaaaaaaataacaataatagaaaataaataaatgaataaataattttaaaaaatgatatatagaaataaaaagagtaaaaaagaacatAGACATACCATATCGGCAGCGTTGACTGCCGCCACGACAGCGAGCGCCAGCATCCACATCTTCATCTAGAAACGAAAAGCCGTATGAGTGTGAATTGGCGCCATTTAGAGACCCTGAGTATAATTATTAGAAGCGGagtcccataaaaaaataaataaatgattaagataaaataatgtgtatatatatatacatatatgtgtgtgtgtgtgtgtgtgtgtgtgtgtgtgtgtgtgtgtgtgtgtgtgtgtgtgtgtgtgtgtgtgtgtgtgtgtgtgtgtgtgtgtgtgtgtgtgtgtgtgtgtgtgtgtgtgtgtgtgtgtgttattgaatggatatatattatatatatatatatatatatatatatatatatatatatatattaaaggataaaaaagtaataataatgatactaattataataataaataaataaataaatatatatatatatatatatatatatatatatatatatatacatatataatgatgacaAGTTAAAATTCCAGGTTAATTCCATTTAGAGACCCTGAATATAAGCCATCGGAGAATTCTCGGAAATGGAgtcccattaaaaaaaaggataataaaaggataaaaaaaaaactaacgattgtaatgctaatgataattttaagatataatgATCACAAGCAAAAAGTgtgcaaaattttaattttgaacaGAAATGCTCCAGAAAAAAACGAGTTAGATCGATACCACGGGCCGTGATTTTATAAACCGATTTTGACTATGCAATATAAACCACTATTTATTACCATGATGATTTACCTGAAGTTTAACCAACATTTAAATTAGTAATATGAAGCGATCAAGTCTATGACACCAAATAAATGCACTACAGCAGACAGACCCTAGCAATTCAGCAAATGATTAAGCTGAATgttgaagaacaagaagaattgCGTGAATAGAAGATATTTAGATAATGAGTTGAGATATAACGCGAATAACAGAGTAAACTAGATCTTTAGAAGCTACTCCAACAGATATTAGTTAATGGCAATGCTAGATTTCATTAGACTTCAAGATAGGTCTAACTGTTGCCCCCAGATGATGCTCGAATGAAATCTCAGTCCGTTCCGAGCCCATACTTTCACTTCGAGTCGATAAAGCTTTAGAGATTTGTAAGCTAGAGAGGACACCTTAATATGTAACAGAGCATTACATCTGGGGCGTTCAGAATCTCAATATTATGGTTTACCCAGGACCTTCACGATTTCCTCCCATGTGTttctgtgacatatatatatatgtacatgcgtatACACACGGACACCCCCTAATCCTAATCAATATTCGTTCTGAACACTTTACTTACGGTGCAGTCTTCAGTTGGTGACGGAGACCAGTGGAATGCGTGTCCCCAGTGCAGCGTAGGTTCGTTTTATACCCACGCCGGGACCATGCCCATACAGGCCTTCGCCACCCACTAAAGTTACAGACAGAAACCTGCACTGGGAGACGGGGAGCGTCGTGAAAGGTGAGCTGCAGCGGCGAAGAcggtgtttttctttctgtttatagaTGCGTATATCCATGCATagacatgtatacgtgtgtgtgtatatgtgtgtgtgtatgtatatatatatatagatagatagatagatatacatgtatactgtacatacattacaatatatatatatatatatatatatatatatatatatatatatatatatatatatatatatatatatatatatgcatatatatataaacatatacatacatacatatatgtatatatatgtgtgtttgtgtgtgtatgtatgtatatatgaacacaaacacagtacctGCACACGAAGATGAAATAGCCATTACAAGAAAAGAAATTGGATCATAACTTTTCGAAATCGTCAAGATTTCCTCTTTAGGCGAACAAAGAACCGAAATGGGTATTTGTTCTCCTGATGAGGAAATCTGGACGTGTTTGAAACGTTACGatccgtttttatcatcatcattattattattattattattactatcatcattattattatcatcattattattattattattattattattattgttattgtgtgtgtgtgtgtgtacgtatgtgcgtgtattgtgtATTTGCATGTCTTTTCGCAATTAGATTTATAGACAGTAGAAATAGAAAGATTGATGGAAACATGTAGAATTTATTGTATGTagtttctgtatatacatacatacacacacacacacacacacacacacacacacacacacacacacacacacacacacacacacacacacacacaaccacacacatacacacacacacacatacatacatacatacatacatacatatacatacatatatatacatatttatatatatatatatatatatatatatatatatatatatatatatatatatatatatataacatgtataactTCTTAGTAGGACGCGCTAAAGAAAGAACTGTAGTCACCCGATAACTCTAAACTGGTTACAATAATCCTGTTGTTATCGGACACATCCCAGAACCTTAGAAGAAACTCGTAAGACTTAATATCTAATTGCTTGTGACAATTCTCACCTTAAGACGTGAATGACTGTTCATGAAATTGCGAgtggcagtctctctctctctctctctctctctctctctctctctctctctctctctctctctctctctctcttctctctctctctttctctctctctctctctctctctctctctctctctctctctctctctctctctctctctctctctctctctctctcttctctctctctctttctctctttctctcttctctctcttctctctctctctctctctctctctctctctatctatctatctctcacacacaaacacacgcacacacgcacacacaaacacgcacacacacacacacacacacacacacacacaccacacacacacacacacacacacacaccacacacacacgcacacacacactgtttctgtatgtctgtctctctctctctctctctgtttctgtctcgctctctctctgtacatatataattctctctctctctctctctctctctctctctctctctctctctctctctctctctctctctctctctctctctctctctctctctcacacacacacacacacacacacacacacacacacaacacacactctctctctctctctctctttctctctctctctctctctctctctctctctctctctctctctctctctctctctttctccgttggATCGTTAGCATAAAGAAGCGTACTGTCGGaggcggtttttcccttttgttagcGTGTGATTAAAGTTGTTTTCtcctatgtttgtatatattatatatagtatatatactgtatatgtataatatatttcatcACATTTGTTTTGCAATCTTCTGTTTATTAATAATGGtatctttcaagaaaaaaaaaatcaacaattcaGACTCAACACAATTgcatggagaaaggagaaagtttaCTGTACAAAAATTACTAGGACTGAGGAGGTgccatatatttacatttcacaCCTTGCATCTCTCTCGCACATGGTTGTTTATAATGCACGTGCATGCTTTATGGTGCATGCACGTGCCTTTCGAAACTCTGGTAGCGCAAACTGCCCAATAGTTCTCGCACACATTTTGAGGTGGGGGGCCTCTTGTTCCTCACCCTCAGTGGGAGGTGActtacatgtagatagatagatagataggtaggtaggttgttaggtagatagattgataaatagatagatggataggtagatagataaatagatagatggataggtagatagatagatggataggtagatagataaatagatagatggataggtagatagataaatagatagatgggtagctagatataaatatatccatactcATACAAGGGCGTCAATAGGGAGGGGGCTGGGGGACAGTTGCCCCCTCTAAGATTCTGTTTACCCCCCTGAAGGTCTGGCTTCCCTCCCCAAAAGCCACATTGCCAGGATTTGTTTGCCTAAATTACGTCAATATAGCAATGGTTATAGCTTAAGTAAGCCTACTTTGCTCGCCAACCTTGCACCCCCTTCCaggaaaaagctgaaatgacgcccttgttattcatgtatgtttacatacaatAAAATTACCATGTTTATGGGCGGTGCTGAGAAATATGGTTTCATTTTGTCGTAAACATATGTAAAACTTATCTTGAGTATGACGTTCTTTGCTGAACACAGAAATTAGTAGATATTCATACCTTCAATAGtacaagagagaaaaatgttataaatcaagagagaaaaaaatcggggGAATAAAAGACAAAGGTCTTTttaatactggaagatatatatttGCAAAGTCTAATGAAGCATCGCCAACAAAGgtaacagaataatatatatatatttttaatcaacgAACATTTAAAAATTGAACCCACAGAACCGAATTATCTGTTATTACTAAACAATGTTCACTCtccatatatttcttttatataggatggagagagaaagaatgcgaTTACGAagtaacataatttttttcttttttttgtgactaGACTTCCACAAAAGactaaataatatttttcatgaaGTGGTATAGCTTCTGCACGTGTTTACAAAGAGGATTATTACAACTAGATTTACCAGTACATTATAACAAGTATTATTATAGTAACTGGTATGTTGTTTTCACTATATGAACATTTTCAGGTGAGAGGAAATGGTGACCTGGGGGGATACGGCGTCAAAACAACATTCCCTTTCACGAGTCTCTCCTCTCTGTGAATctgatcttttctctctctctctctctctctctctctctctctctctctctctctctctctctctctcttcctcttactcactcactctccctctctctctctctctctccctttctctctcctctctctctctctcctctctctctctctctctctctctctctctctctctctctctctctctctctctctctctctctctctctcttatttatctctctctcctctcctttctgtgAATACTTTGGAATTTTTTCACAATTCTCTCCTTTCTGTGAATATTTCTGGATTTCTTTTTGTCCCAATtctctgcttatatatatatatatatatatatatatatatatatatatatatatatatatattttatatatatatatatatatatatatatatatatacatatatatatatatatatatatatatatatatatgtgtgtgtatatatacattacaattctTTTATTCTGTGAATATTCTAGAATCTTTCATACacagttttctttttatgtgaatactcttgattttttttttttttttttttttacaattctctcCTTTCTGTGAATATTCcagaatctgttttttttttttttttttttttcttactgtcattatttcGGAAACTTCATCCTTAAAGAATAACAAATGTGATCTTACAAACCTTACTATAAACTGTTTACTGTTTATGAACCCCAATTTGGAACAAAAATGATCACTACGAACATAATGATTATCACACCTGCTTCTCCTAAAAAGTAAACTGTTAATCGTAATCCTATGAACCCTAATTTGGAATCAAAATGACTACAACGAATCGATTAATTCTCCCAAAATATAAACTGCAATTTTATGATcctaattttgaataaaaataggTATTACGAGCCTAAAGATTGTCAAACCAGCTTCTCCTAAAAACAAAACAGTTCACCGTGACTTTATAAACcctaatttgaaataaaaattactaCAGCGAATCGTATGATTATCAAACCTGCTTTAcctaaatgataaatgataataataaaaaaagaaatcaataaaaataaaaataaaaaaacataaaacagatgACTAGCGAACCAAATCTACGAAACTTATTTTTAACGGGAAAACAACAAGGAATTCCTCTTCCTCAGGACGCTCTAGGCTGGCGTTGAAGTCGTGACAGGCGGAGGAGCACCCGTTGTCACAGCAGGAGTGTCACCGCCGCTGCTGCCTCCTGAGGGAATCCCGACGCAGgcaaagacaatgatgatgatgacgacgatgactaCGCACACCAGGATGATGGTCATCTTCGTGTTCTTCCACCAATACTTCTTCTTGAGCTTGCGAGAGGTCGTCTGGAACTCAGCCGCGCTCATCTGCAGGAGCAAGAAGGTGCGTGGTAAAGTTGGTTCTTGGGGAGACGCGTCTGTTTCTGCCTCGACacatgggggggaggaggaggagggcgtgatCGTGGTAAGCAATAAACATGTAAGAGAGACAGAcgtaaacagtgtgtgtgtgtgtgtgtgtgtgtgtgtgtgtgtgtgtgtgtgtgtgtgtgtgtgtgtgtgtgtgtgtgtgtgtgtgtgtgtgtgtgtgcatacataaatggatatatggatacatgtgtgtgtatatatatatacatatacataaatgtctatatatacatatatatgtatatatatacacacatatagatctctctctctctctctctctctctctctctctctctatatatatatatatatatatatatatatatatatatatatatatatatacatatgtatatccatatatgtataaatacatatgtacgcatgtgtatatgagagagagagagagagagataacgagaagcaaaagaaaggcggaagacagacagagagacagaatccaaccaacaaacaaacaaacaaacagtcagtCAAAAGCTCCCTTACAGTCAGGTTGTCAGCTCTCCTGTCGAGCTCCGTCAGCCTGTCTTCCCTCTCCATTATCCTCTCCACGTTGGTTTTCATGATGTCAACCACTTCATTCACTTGCTGCTGCGTTTGCGCCAGACGGTTGTTGGCTGCCACCTGGAAGTGGGTGGTATGCATTGTGTGGGAAACGGATTTTGTgggtattcttattattgttattcttattattcttattcttcttattattattattattattattagtattagtattattatcattattattattattattactatcattattataaattattattattattattattattattattgttattattattgttactatcattattataattattattattattattattattattattattatcatctggaATTGTTTGGTATGAATTGTGaagggtatcattatcattgttaatgttattattattatcactaatgttattaatggtatttacatatatatttatttatttatcattattaccataatgatgataaggagtaggaggattctgattctgattatggtgatggtaatggtgatggtgataatggtgatggtgatgatgatgatggtgatggtgatgatcatgatgatggtgatggtgacgatgatggtgatgatgatgatgatgatcatgatgatgatcatgatgatgatgatgatgatgatgattatacttattatgattatcattattattattattattattattattattattattattattattattattattatcattatcattatcattattaccattactattactattaccattattttcattattatcattataaatatcgttattatttattactgttatcattattgttaatgatataaattgtatatatcttatatactgtataaatgtattgtttaattttgattatagatatatacgtagatGTGACACTtatatgtttcattatatatgaggtatttgtgtattaaaataacgataatgacgacggaaataatgataacaacaataataatggtaatggtaatgatgatgaaaataaaaacaacaataatgataataataataataataataataataataataataataataataataataataataataataataataatagtgataatgatgatgatgatggtaatagtaataactgtaataataatgataataactataatagtaataataataataataattattattattattattattattattattattattattattattattattattattactattattattattactattattattatcatttttatcattattattatgatgataattacaataataagaaaaatagtaataataaaataattttattatggtaataataataataataataataataataataataaataataacaataata
Protein-coding sequences here:
- the LOC119583416 gene encoding vesicle-associated membrane protein 3-like, whose translation is MANWHHLWHCLGRGCQCSFLKSNGRMYPSRSPSPRPFLTKDNERTPDIMMQPENPTVKDPAQVAANNRLAQTQQQVNEVVDIMKTNVERIMEREDRLTELDRRADNLTMSAAEFQTTSRKLKKKYWWKNTKMTIILVCVVIVVIIIIVFACVGIPSGGSSGGDTPAVTTGAPPPVTTSTPA